The Candida dubliniensis CD36 chromosome 2, complete sequence genome contains a region encoding:
- the ERG7 gene encoding 2,3-epoxysqualene-lanosterol cyclase, putative (In C. albicans: 2,3-epoxysqualene-lanosterol cyclase (lanosterol synthase), catalyzes the conversion of 2,3-oxidosqualene to lanosterol in sterol biosynthesis; fluconazole-induced.;~In S. cerevisiae: lanosterol synthase, an essential enzyme that catalyzes the cyclization of squalene 2,3-epoxide, a step in ergosterol biosynthesis.), with amino-acid sequence MYYSEEIGLPRTDISRWRLRTDDLGRETWHYLSQSECENEPQSTFVQWLLGSPDFPSPSSSDSHTPGEAAKKGADFLKLLQLDNGIFPCQYKGPMFMTIGYVAANYYSKTAIPEPYRIEMIRYIVNTAHPVDGGWGLHSVDKSTCFGTTMNYVCLRLLGMEKDHPVLVKARKTLHRLGGAIKNPHWGKAWLSILNLYEWEGVNPAPPELWRLPYWLPIHPAKWWVHTRAIYLPLGYASANKVQCELDPLLQEIRNEIYVPSQLPYESIKFGNQRNNVCGVDLYYPHTRILDFANSVLSKWEAVRPKWLLNWVNTKVYDLIVKEYQNTEYLCIAPVSFAFNMVVTCHYEGSESENFKKLQSRMNDVLFHGPQGMTVMGTNGVQVWDAAFMVQYFFMTGLVDDPKYHDMIRKSYLFLVRSQFTENCVEGSFRDRRKGAWPFSTREQGYTVSDCTAEAMKAIIMVRNHESFADLRDEIKDENLFDAVEVLLQIQNVGEWEYGSFSTYEGIKAPLLLEKLNPAEVFNNIMVEYPYVECTDSSVLGLTYFAKYYPDYKSELIQKTISSAIQYIIDSQDNIDGSWYGCWGICYTYASMFALEALHTVGLDYESSSAVKKGCDFLISKQLPDGGWSESMKGCETHSYVNGENSLVVQSAWALIGLILGNYPDEEPIKKGIQFLMKRQLSTGEWKYEDIEGVFNHSCAIEYPSYRFLFPIKALGLYKNKYGDKVLV; translated from the coding sequence ATGTATTATTCAGAGGAAATTGGTCTTCCTAGAACTGATATTTCAAGATGGAGGTTACGAACTGATGATCTTGGTAGAGAAACATGGCACTATCTATCACAATCTGAATGTGAAAACGAACCACAATCAACATTTGTTCAATGGTTATTGGGGTCACCAGATTTCCCATCTCCATCATCGTCAGATAGTCACACTCCAGGCGAGGCAGCAAAAAAGGGTGCTGACTTTTTGAAACTATTGCAATTGGATAATGGCATCTTCCCCTGCCAGTACAAGGGCCCAATGTTTATGACTATTGGCTATGTCGCTGCTAACTACTATAGCAAGACTGCGATCCCTGAACCGTATAGAATTGAAATGATACGTTATATTGTTAACACTGCCCATCCAGTCGATGGTGGTTGGGGACTTCACTCGGTAGATAAATCTACTTGTTTTGGAACAACCATGAACTACGTATGTCTTCGGTTATTAGGAATGGAAAAGGATCATCCAGTTTTGGTTAAGGCAAGAAAAACATTACACCGTTTGGGCGGTGCCATCAAGAATCCACATTGGGGTAAAGCCTGGCTTTctattttgaatttatatGAATGGGAGGGTGTAAATCCAGCTCCGCCAGAACTATGGCGATTACCTTACTGGTTGCCCATCCATCCTGCAAAATGGTGGGTGCATACAAGGGCTATTTATTTGCCGTTGGGATATGCTTCTGCAAACAAAGTTCAATGCGAACTTGATCCTCTTTTACAAGAAATCAGAAATGAGATTTACGTTCCAAGCCAATTACCTTATGAgtcaatcaaatttggtaaccaaagaaataatGTTTGTGGTGTTGATTTGTATTACCCACATACAAGAATTCTCGATTTTGCAAATTCTGTATTGAGCAAATGGGAAGCTGTTAGACCAAAgtggttgttgaattgGGTTAACACCAAAGTTTATGACTTGATTGTGAAGGAGTATCAGAATACAGAGTACTTGTGTATTGCTCCTGTGAGTTTTGCCTTTAATATGGTTGTGACCTGCCATTATGAAGGTTCTGAATCAGAGAACTTTAAAAAACTCCAAAGCAGAATGAATGATGTTTTGTTTCATGGACCTCAGGGGATGACTGTTATGGGGACTAATGGTGTACAAGTTTGGGATGCTGCTTTTATGGTGCAGTACTTTTTCATGACGGGCCTCGTTGACGACCCGAAGTATCACGATATGATTAGAAAGAGTTATCTATTTTTAGTGAGATCCCAATTTACAGAAAACTGTGTCGAGGGAAGTTTCAGAGATAGACGTAAAGGTGCTTGGCCATTTAGTACAAGGGAGCAAGGGTACACTGTAAGTGACTGTACTGCAGAAGCAATGAAAGCTATCATCATGGTCAGAAATCATGAAAGTTTTGCTGACCTCAGAGACGAAATAAAAGATGAAAACTTGTTTGACGCCGTTGAAGTTTTGTTGCAGATTCAAAATGTGGGAGAATGGGAATATGGTTCATTCTCAACATATGAAGGTATAAAAGCCCCTTTGTTACTAGAGAAATTGAATCCTGCTGAGGtctttaataatattatgGTAGAATACCCATACGTGGAATGTACTGACTCTTCAGTTTTGGGGCTTACTTACTTTGCAAAATATTACCCTGACTATAAGTCGGAATTGATTCAGAAAACTATTTCGTCAGCCattcaatatattattgattcaCAAGATAACATTGATGGTTCTTGGTATGGATGTTGGGGAATCTGCTATACTTATGCTTCGATGTTTGCATTGGAAGCTTTGCATACAGTTGGTCTTGATTATGAATCCTCTTCGGCTGTGAAAAAAGGGTGTGATTTTCTTATTTCAAAACAACTTCCAGATGGTGGATGGTCAGAATCTATGAAAGGCTGTGAAACACACTCGTATGTTAATGGTGAAAATTCCCTTGTTGTTCAATCTGCATGGGCTTTAATAGGGTTGATATTGGGAAACTATCCGGATGAAGAGCCAATCAAGAAGGggattcaatttttgatgAAACGACAATTACTGACCGGTGAATGGAAATatgaagatattgaagGTGTATTTAATCACAGTTGTGCAATAGAGTATCCTTCATATAGATTTTTATTTCCAATTAAGGCGTTGGGTTTATATAAAAACAAGTATGGAGATAAAGTATTAGTTTAA